The following proteins come from a genomic window of Proteiniphilum propionicum:
- a CDS encoding ABC transporter ATP-binding protein, which yields MIQLNQVHKIYRTEEIETVALENVNLEVKKGEFLAVMGPSGCGKSTLLNVMGLLDSPTSGNVIIAGKETATMKDKALAKFRNENLGFVFQSFHLINSLNVLDNVELPLLYRQVGARERRRLAETVLEKVGLSHRMRHFPTQLSGGQCQRVAIARAVIGNPHIILADEPTGNLDSKMGAEVMELLHRLNREEGRTIVMVTHDESKAKETGRTIRFLDGRQIS from the coding sequence ATGATTCAACTCAACCAGGTACATAAGATATACCGTACCGAAGAAATTGAAACCGTGGCGTTGGAAAACGTGAACTTAGAAGTGAAGAAAGGCGAGTTTCTTGCCGTAATGGGGCCGTCGGGATGCGGAAAATCCACCCTGCTCAATGTGATGGGGCTGTTGGATTCGCCCACCAGCGGAAATGTGATTATCGCCGGGAAAGAGACGGCAACGATGAAAGACAAGGCGCTGGCCAAATTCCGGAACGAAAACTTGGGGTTCGTGTTCCAGAGCTTTCACCTGATCAACTCGCTCAACGTGTTGGACAACGTGGAACTGCCGCTGCTATACCGTCAGGTGGGCGCCCGCGAGCGGCGCCGGCTGGCCGAAACGGTGCTGGAAAAGGTGGGCCTTTCGCACCGGATGCGCCATTTTCCCACCCAGCTGTCGGGCGGACAGTGCCAGCGCGTGGCCATAGCCCGCGCCGTGATCGGCAATCCGCACATCATTCTTGCCGACGAGCCGACCGGAAACTTAGACTCGAAAATGGGTGCCGAGGTGATGGAGTTGCTGCACCGGCTCAACCGCGAAGAGGGGCGCACCATCGTGATGGTTACCCACGACGAGAGTAAAGCCAAGGAGACCGGCCGCACCATACGGTTCTTGGACGGAAGGCAGATATCTTGA
- a CDS encoding ABC transporter permease: MILHILKQIWTQRRRNAWIFAELFIVFVLAWYIIDYGFMMVYNRLLPRGFDMENTYRVKHRDLTTDADKEAFRIFYDKVKRYPGVQTAFLTGKYSGTTPFCNSFSGYTVKTDTTSASEGFGAQSKPVGSENYFSIFKVKSVINPDKLGHLNFSDKNSIVLSENLAKALFKDEPAYGKTVFVGTSPYVVSDVVASQKRYDYEQHCYSFFYQRNDSTVREPEIAIRVGENFSLQNFKNDITGSIVSYKAVKYNMEAMDGTTNNIRMRSGVMIFFLLNIALGIIGTFWFRNQARRNEIGLRMALGSSRNKLQAQYIAEAILLLTLAAIPAFCVNAFLVQADVIEVVGQQVANSGYITNNKWLRFFITNAITFILLAIVVALSVWIPAYRASRVQPVEALREE; encoded by the coding sequence ATGATTCTACATATTTTAAAACAGATCTGGACGCAACGCCGCCGCAACGCGTGGATCTTTGCCGAGCTTTTCATCGTCTTTGTTTTGGCCTGGTACATCATAGATTATGGCTTTATGATGGTTTACAACAGATTGCTGCCGCGAGGATTCGATATGGAAAACACGTATCGCGTGAAGCACAGGGATCTGACAACGGATGCCGACAAAGAAGCCTTCCGTATTTTTTACGATAAAGTAAAACGGTATCCGGGCGTGCAAACCGCTTTTTTAACCGGGAAATACTCGGGAACAACCCCTTTTTGTAACTCTTTTTCGGGATATACCGTGAAGACCGATACAACAAGCGCTTCCGAAGGTTTCGGAGCGCAATCGAAACCGGTCGGCTCGGAAAATTATTTCTCAATTTTTAAAGTTAAATCCGTCATTAACCCCGATAAGTTGGGACATTTGAATTTTTCGGATAAAAATTCCATCGTGTTGTCCGAAAATTTGGCAAAAGCTCTGTTTAAAGATGAACCGGCTTACGGCAAAACTGTTTTTGTGGGCACATCCCCGTATGTGGTATCGGATGTGGTGGCAAGCCAGAAACGATACGATTACGAACAGCACTGTTATTCTTTTTTCTATCAGCGCAATGACAGCACTGTCAGGGAACCCGAAATAGCAATACGGGTGGGTGAAAATTTCTCGCTCCAAAATTTCAAGAACGACATTACCGGCAGTATTGTTAGCTACAAGGCAGTTAAATACAATATGGAGGCTATGGACGGAACAACCAACAATATACGTATGCGTTCCGGGGTAATGATTTTCTTTTTGCTCAATATCGCTTTGGGAATTATCGGTACGTTTTGGTTTCGGAATCAGGCACGAAGAAATGAAATTGGCTTGCGTATGGCGTTGGGAAGTTCGCGAAACAAACTCCAGGCGCAATACATAGCCGAAGCCATTTTGTTGCTTACCCTTGCCGCCATTCCCGCTTTTTGCGTGAACGCTTTTCTTGTTCAAGCCGATGTGATAGAAGTGGTGGGACAGCAAGTTGCCAACAGCGGATACATTACCAATAACAAATGGCTGCGCTTTTTCATCACCAATGCAATTACTTTTATTTTACTGGCAATAGTCGTTGCGCTTAGCGTATGGATTCCGGCATACCGGGCATCGCGGGTGCAGCCGGTGGAGGCGTTGAGGGAGGAGTAA